A genomic region of Candidatus Rokuibacteriota bacterium contains the following coding sequences:
- a CDS encoding response regulator, whose amino-acid sequence MSESAVATRVAVVGAGRGGKALIQLLAQNPEVEIVAVADVNAEAPGLLLARERSLPTVGEHRAVFRYSPEVVIEVTGKSEVLEALLSERPSSTEIVGAKSARLLWDFIEAREQTAKRLETLLLLSQTLTSTLHLETVFDLIVEAAVILLEVEAAGLWVIQEDSGEPALRASAGTAEILAPSSATLTWVEELVREVAQGTGGHPRTEMVAPVGTFAGVPLRKEERVLGVLGVISRMTRSFTEADHDLMDSFASQAAIALENARLYDRATRAIETLKQSQEKVVQLERLRALGEMASGVAHDFNNILAAIVGRAQLLRPDLEDPVLRRSVEVIERMAWDGARTVRRIQEFTRIRRGQAFVTVSLNELVDDVLDATRPRWKDQAEAQGIRYEVIRELGEVPTVAGDPSELREALMNVVLNALDAMPHGGTLRIRTASAEGSVTVSIADAGCGMSEEVRRRAFEPFFTTKGAQSTGLGLSVTYGILRRHGGDIGIQSREGQGTAITVRLPAGKGASTEREAESPPTAPKRAAILVIDDEEDVRAILAEVLMAQGHSVRMAASGNEALALFRDEHFDLVFTDLGMPEISGWQVARAIKEVSRETPVILVTGWGEQFDPETVGKGAVDFILSKPFQINSVLTLVVRALDRSTGPISRVGNA is encoded by the coding sequence ATGAGCGAGTCGGCGGTGGCGACCCGAGTTGCGGTGGTGGGGGCAGGGAGGGGCGGAAAGGCTCTGATCCAGCTCCTCGCGCAAAACCCTGAGGTGGAGATCGTGGCCGTGGCGGACGTCAATGCCGAGGCTCCCGGCCTCCTGCTGGCCCGCGAGCGCAGCCTCCCGACCGTCGGCGAACACCGGGCGGTGTTTCGCTACAGCCCCGAGGTCGTCATCGAAGTCACCGGCAAGTCAGAAGTGCTGGAGGCGCTTCTCAGCGAGCGGCCTTCGAGCACGGAAATCGTCGGCGCCAAGAGCGCCCGCCTCCTCTGGGACTTCATCGAGGCGAGGGAGCAGACGGCCAAGCGGTTGGAGACCTTGCTCCTCCTCTCCCAGACTCTCACCTCTACGCTGCATCTGGAAACCGTCTTTGACCTGATCGTGGAGGCGGCGGTCATTCTCCTAGAGGTAGAGGCGGCCGGACTCTGGGTGATTCAGGAGGACTCCGGGGAGCCGGCCCTCAGAGCTAGCGCCGGGACCGCTGAGATTCTAGCGCCGTCTTCCGCCACGCTCACCTGGGTCGAGGAGTTGGTGCGGGAAGTGGCTCAGGGGACGGGGGGCCATCCCCGCACCGAGATGGTGGCTCCGGTTGGGACCTTTGCTGGAGTCCCCCTCAGGAAAGAAGAGCGGGTCCTGGGGGTGCTCGGGGTGATCAGCCGCATGACGCGCTCATTCACCGAGGCCGACCACGACCTCATGGACTCCTTCGCGAGTCAGGCGGCCATTGCGCTCGAGAATGCTCGGTTGTACGACAGAGCGACGCGGGCCATCGAGACGCTAAAGCAGAGCCAGGAAAAGGTCGTGCAGCTCGAGAGGCTCCGGGCCCTCGGCGAGATGGCGAGCGGGGTTGCCCACGACTTCAACAACATCCTGGCAGCTATCGTGGGGCGCGCCCAGCTCCTTCGCCCCGACCTGGAAGACCCTGTCCTGAGGCGATCGGTGGAGGTCATCGAGCGGATGGCCTGGGATGGGGCGCGCACCGTCCGCCGGATCCAGGAGTTCACCAGGATCCGTCGGGGACAGGCGTTTGTGACGGTCTCTCTGAACGAGCTGGTCGACGATGTCCTCGATGCCACCCGCCCACGCTGGAAAGACCAGGCTGAGGCTCAGGGGATTCGGTACGAGGTAATAAGAGAGCTCGGAGAGGTCCCGACCGTGGCCGGCGATCCTTCGGAACTCCGGGAGGCCCTGATGAACGTCGTATTGAATGCCCTCGACGCCATGCCCCACGGCGGCACCCTCCGAATCCGGACGGCCTCGGCTGAAGGGTCCGTCACCGTCAGCATCGCCGACGCAGGGTGCGGTATGTCCGAGGAAGTGCGACGACGGGCCTTCGAACCGTTCTTCACCACCAAGGGAGCCCAGAGCACCGGCCTGGGGCTCTCCGTGACCTATGGGATTCTCCGTCGGCACGGAGGCGACATCGGAATCCAGAGCCGGGAAGGACAAGGGACAGCCATCACCGTCCGCCTCCCTGCCGGCAAGGGTGCTTCCACTGAGCGAGAGGCGGAGTCACCCCCGACCGCTCCCAAACGCGCCGCCATCCTCGTCATCGACGATGAGGAAGACGTGCGAGCCATCCTGGCAGAGGTCTTGATGGCCCAGGGGCATTCAGTCAGGATGGCCGCCAGCGGGAATGAAGCGCTGGCCCTCTTTCGCGATGAACACTTCGATCTGGTTTTCACCGACCTCGGAATGCCAGAGATCTCCGGCTGGCAGGTGGCGCGGGCTATCAAGGAGGTCAGCCGGGAGACACCGGTGATCCTCGTCACCGGCTGGGGGGAACAGTTCGATCCGGAAACGGTCGGGAAAGGTGCAGTGGATTTCATCCTCTCCAAGCCATTTCAAATCAATTCCGTGCTGACCCTGGTCGTCCGAGCCTTGGACCGGAGCACTGGGCCGATCAGCCGAGTCGGAAATGCCTGA
- a CDS encoding gas vesicle protein: MRDNGQPASSRERQVTLLETLDRLLNRGVVVAGDVTLSVADVDLIYLGLRLLIASVETARELGVRAPGE; this comes from the coding sequence ATGAGGGATAACGGTCAGCCTGCTTCCAGCCGGGAGCGGCAGGTCACGCTCCTTGAGACGCTCGATCGCCTCCTCAACCGGGGGGTCGTGGTCGCGGGGGATGTAACCCTCTCTGTGGCCGATGTAGACCTGATCTACCTGGGCCTCCGGCTCCTCATCGCCTCCGTCGAGACCGCCAGGGAGTTGGGCGTTCGAGCGCCAGGGGAATAA
- a CDS encoding gas vesicle protein K, giving the protein MKPKTLSTPESSLDEFEGELERLPEALPRRINADPEKVEQGLAKLVLTLVELLRRLLEKQALRRIEAGSLTPEEIERMGVTFLRLDAKMAELRALFGLTEEDLNLSLGPLGDLM; this is encoded by the coding sequence ATGAAGCCCAAGACACTGTCCACGCCTGAGAGCTCCTTGGACGAGTTCGAGGGAGAGCTGGAACGGCTCCCTGAAGCCCTGCCGAGGCGGATCAACGCCGACCCGGAGAAGGTCGAGCAAGGGCTGGCCAAGCTGGTGCTGACCCTCGTCGAGCTGCTCCGCCGGCTCCTGGAGAAGCAGGCCCTCCGGCGCATCGAGGCCGGCTCCCTCACTCCTGAGGAGATCGAGCGAATGGGAGTGACGTTCCTGAGGCTTGACGCGAAGATGGCGGAGCTCCGGGCCCTCTTCGGCCTCACCGAAGAGGATCTCAACCTGTCTCTCGGCCCGCTCGGGGACCTGATGTGA
- a CDS encoding GvpL/GvpF family gas vesicle protein → MNGLYLYGIVGFPPPLLQEIRGLGGCPVFLVSHADLAAVVGRSALHPWPVDEAHLTVHETVVEEVMAARPILPVRFNTCLRTKKAVIALLEERAQAFGSALERVEGKVEMGLRVLWKAARDAEVSADQEIEETGPGTEYLCGRLREERHRAKLLRAGERLIQEVQPLFRSLAVESWLQRFPTARLLFTGAYLVERYRVDAFREGMAKARKEFPRLSFLLTGPWPPYHFVNGAHDEAQDTVHA, encoded by the coding sequence ATGAATGGCCTCTACCTCTACGGGATCGTCGGCTTCCCCCCGCCCCTGTTACAGGAGATCCGAGGCCTCGGAGGGTGTCCTGTTTTTCTCGTCTCCCATGCAGACCTGGCCGCTGTAGTCGGCCGGTCAGCGCTCCACCCCTGGCCCGTCGACGAGGCCCACCTGACCGTCCACGAGACGGTAGTGGAGGAGGTGATGGCCGCCCGCCCCATTCTTCCCGTTCGCTTCAATACGTGTCTCAGGACCAAGAAGGCGGTCATCGCGCTACTGGAGGAACGGGCTCAGGCATTTGGGTCGGCGCTTGAGCGGGTGGAAGGGAAGGTGGAAATGGGGCTTCGGGTGCTCTGGAAGGCGGCCAGAGACGCCGAGGTTTCAGCGGACCAAGAAATCGAGGAAACGGGGCCGGGAACGGAATACCTCTGTGGGAGGCTGAGGGAGGAGCGGCATCGGGCCAAACTCCTCCGGGCCGGGGAGAGATTAATTCAGGAGGTTCAGCCGCTCTTCCGCTCCCTGGCTGTAGAAAGCTGGCTTCAGCGGTTCCCCACCGCCCGGTTGCTCTTCACAGGGGCCTATCTCGTGGAGCGGTATCGGGTGGACGCCTTTCGGGAAGGTATGGCCAAGGCCCGGAAGGAGTTTCCCCGCCTCAGCTTCCTCCTCACCGGCCCCTGGCCTCCGTACCACTTCGTCAACGGAGCTCACGATGAAGCCCAAGACACTGTCCACGCCTGA